Genomic segment of Oncorhynchus nerka isolate Pitt River linkage group LG10, Oner_Uvic_2.0, whole genome shotgun sequence:
TTCTTCATTCTCAAGTGGTGTTTTGACAAGTTGCAGAGGCAATCAAGAAGGGAAGGGTTTAtctattattttttaaactataCTAGAAACTAAACTCATCtcccctcctactcctcttttTAATTAAATTGTTTCTTCACTTTTTATATTCGTCGGGAAAAATAAAGAACTGCAGCTGCTGTTGTATCATCGGCAAAAGTGGCTACCAAAGTTCCACCAGCCAACATTTTAACATTTCTAAGAACTGTTTCATTTTTGTTTGTTGTCATTTGTGAGCGCGTGGGCGTGTTGTGTGTATTGGCTGAAACAGGACACGTAGGTCTCTTTAGGGACTCTCTAGTTATTGGTCTCGCCACCCTCGTCGTCTTGCTGGTCGCTCGTCCACAGTGTCAAGTTGTCTCGTAGCAGCTGCATGATGAGGGTAGAGTCTTTGTAGGAGTCCTCGTTCAGGGTGTCTAGCTCAGCGATGGCGTCATCGAAAGCGGTCTTGGCCAGGTGGCAGGCCTGCTCAGGTGCATTTTGGATCTCGTAGTAAAACACGGAGTAGTTGAGGGCGAGACCCAGGCGGATGGGGTGGGTGGGCTGCATGTGCTCCTTGCTGATCTCATGGGCCTCGCTGTAGGACTTCTCAGAGGACTCCACCACGCCAACCCTCTTCTCGTCCGTGGCCACCTCGGCCAGGTAGCGGTAGTAGTCGCCTTTCATCTTCAGGTAAAACACTTTGCTCTCGTGCTGCGTGTCGTTGC
This window contains:
- the ywhag1 gene encoding 14-3-3 protein gamma-1, which encodes MVDREPLVQKARLAEQAERYDDMAAAMKSVTESNEALSNEERNLLSVAYKNVVGARRSSWRVISSIEQKTSADGNEKKMEMVRAYREKIEKELETVCQNVLNLLDNFLIKNCNDTQHESKVFYLKMKGDYYRYLAEVATDEKRVGVVESSEKSYSEAHEISKEHMQPTHPIRLGLALNYSVFYYEIQNAPEQACHLAKTAFDDAIAELDTLNEDSYKDSTLIMQLLRDNLTLWTSDQQDDEGGETNN